GCGAATTTCGAGTGTTGAATGGATGGGGCTAACGCCAGATAACGGTAGATAACGCCTAATAACGCCAGATAACGGTTAAAAATTTTTTCGTGAGGCTAACACTTGAAGCGAGATGAGGAGAATGGGCTTGAAAATTGGAGTAAAAAAGCGGATTCCGGGCTTGACCATGGGTGTGCGGATGGCTAGGGTACGCGACAATGTTAGTCAATGTTCGACAAGTAGCTCTGGTAGTCGCCGTCGTAGTAGCCGGCGCCAGCGCGGGCTTTTGTCGAATGTAGAAACGATTTCGACAAAAACCCACGGCTGGCAACGGTCGTGGGTTTTTTTGTGCAACCCGCGGTCGCCGGTCAAAAACGGATAAATCCGCAACTTAGTATGAGCAAAACGATAGAAACAGCGAAACAAACGGAAACGAAGAAACGTGCTGAAATCGGACCCACGATGATGGGCAGTGAAATCCTGATCGCCTGCCTCGAGCGCGAGGGTGTGGATACGATTTTTGCGTATCCGGGCGGGGCGAGCATGGAGTTTCACCAGGCGTTGAGCCGGTCGAAGATCCGGACGATTTTGCCGCGCCATGAGCAGGGCGGAGTTTTTGCCGCGGAAGGTTATGCGCGGGCGACGGGCAAGGCGGGTGTTTGCATGGCGACGAGCGGGCCGGGCGCGACGAATTTGGTGAGCGGCATTGCGGATGCCTATATGGATTCGATTCCGTTGGTGTCGATCACGGGTCAGGTGCCGCAGGCGATGATTGGGCGTGGAGCTTTCCAGGAAACGGATTTCTTCGGGATGACGTTGCCGATCGTGAAGCACAGTTACCTGGTGACGGATGTGAATGACATTCCGCGGATCATCAAGGAAGCTTTTTACGTGGCGACGAGCGGGCGTCCTGGTCCGGTGGTGGTGGATGTGCCGAAGAATATTCAACAGGCGAAGACGCAGCCGGTGTTCCCCAGCGAGGTGTTGGTGCGCGGTTATGATGTGGACCGGCGCGCGAGTGACATCGAGTTGAATGAGATCGTCGGGTTGATCGAGAGAGTGAGCGGCCGTTGTTGTATGTGGGCGGCGGCATCATCAGCGGCGAGGCGAGCGAGGAGTTGTTGAAGTTCGCGGAAGCAGCGCAAATCCCGGTGACCACCACGCTCATGGGCATCGGAGCGTTTCCAGAATCGCATCCCCTCTCCCTCCGTTGGTTGGGCATGCATGGTGCGGCTTATGCGAACTGGGCGGTGAGCGGTGAGTTTGAGCCGAAGAAGGAATTTACTGATCCGTCGGTGCAAATTGCGCCGGGAGCGGATTTGTTGCTGGCGTTCGGCGTGCGGTTTGATGATCGCGTGACGGGCAAGGTGGAGAAGTTCTGCGAGCACGGAACGATTGTTCACCTGGACATTGATCCATCCGAGATCAACAAGAACAAACCGGCGAATTTGCCGGTGGTGAGTGATGTGAAGTTCGCATTGCGTCGCTTGAATCAGATGTTGAATGAGCGGGCGATCGCGAAAAAGTTTACCGCGTGGCACAAGCAGGTGGCGGATTGGAAAGCGAAGGCGCCGTTTGGTTATCGCGTGACGGAGGAAGTGGTGAAGTCGCAGCACATGCGCGATCATCTCGAGGGCCAGGTGAGCGAAGTGATTTTGCCGCAAATGGCGATTGAGATGTTATATGAATTGACCGGCGGCGATGCGATCATCACGACGGGCGTGGGCCAGCATCAGATGTGGGCGGCGCAGTATTATAAATACAAGTTCCCACGGCAATTGCTGACGAGCGCTGGTTTGGGCGCAATGGGTTATGGCTACCCGGCAGCAATGGGCGCGAAGGTGGCCTGCCCGGACAAGCAGGTGGTGGACATCGATGGCGATGGCTCCTTCCTGATGAACATCCAGGAGTTGGCGACGGCGCATATTGAGAAAATTGCGGCGAAGGCTTTGGTGTTGAATAATCAGCACTTAGGCATGGTGATGCAATGGGAAGATCGTTTTTACAAAGGCAATCGCGGCAACACTTATCTCGGTGATCCGGAAAACATGAAGAAGATTTATCCGGATTACGTGGCGATGGCGAAAGGTTTCAGCGTGCCGTGCGAGCGCGTGATGTTCCGGAAGGATTTGCGCGCGGCGATGCAGCGGATGTTGGATTCCAAGGAACCGTATGTGCTGGATGTGATCGTGCCGTACACCGAGCACGTGCTGCCATTCATTCCCGCCGGTAAAACCGTGGCGGAGATGATCTGGAAGGCGTAGTAAAGTTGAATTGCGAAGCCGGGCACAATCACTTGTAGCCCGGCTTTGTTTTGGTAAGCTTCAAATCAGATGCGTAAACATATATTTTGGGTGCTGATGGTGGCCTTTGCGGGGCCGGTGTTTGCCGCCGAAAAAACTTTTGATCTGAGCGAGATGCCGGTCAATAAGGCGCCTGCTGGATTTCATAGTTTGCTCAAGGGCAGCGGCAAGCCCGGGGATTGGAAGGTCATCATGGATGATGTGCCGTTGGCCTTTCCAAGCTTGAGCACGAACGCGCCAAACGTGGCGAAGAAGTCGGTGGTGGCACAGCTGTCCGAGGACATGACGGATGAACATTTCCCGTTGCTGGTTTTGGGAGATGAGACTTACGGAGATTTTACGCTGACGACGCGGTTCAAGATCGTAAGCGGAATCTTGGAGCAGATGGGAGGCATTGCATTCCGGATGCAGGATGTGAAGAATTATTATGTCCTCCGTGCGAGTGCGGTGGATCACAACGTGCGATTTTACGAAGTCGTTAATGGTGAGATCGGCACGCTCATGGGTCCCAAAGTGCCGATTGCGAAAGGTGAATGGCATGAGCTTTCGGTCGAATGCAAAGGAAATCAGATCCGGTGCTCTTTTGATGGCAAGGAAGTCATTCCAACGGTGACTGACAATACGTTCAGCGCGGGAAAGATTGCGCTTTGGACCAAGTCGGATTCGGTCAGCTATTTCACCGACATTCGCATCGCCTATACTCCCCATGAGAGATTCCTGCAGTCATTGGTGCGGGAGACAATGGAGAAATTCCCGAGGCTTCAAGGCATTGATGTGGTCGCGCTGAGTGGTAAATCGTCCGGACCAAAAGTGGTGGCGAGCAACAACGATAAAGCAATCGGCCAACCGGGTGATAAGAACGATGCGGAGGTGATCAACAAGGGAGTAATGACATATCGCAAGGATAAGGAACTGGTCTATGTCACCCTCCCTTTGCGTGACCGCAATGGTGATCCGGCAGCAGGTGTCCGGGTGGTGATGAAATCTTTCCCCGGTCAAACTGAGGAGAACGCCATCGTCCGGGCGATGCCGGTGGTCAAACAAATGCAAGAGCGCGTGCCGGCAGTGAACGATTTGATGGAATAGTTCCCGGCAGCTTGCACAGTTTGCCTGCACGCGATTCTTGGTTCATTGACATCTGTCCAAGGCCATTCGAAACTTTCACCGCGTAGCGAGATGGTGCTGAGTTTATGCCTCAAAACTTAACACCCAGCGATGAGCGCACCTGAAGTTCATTGCGGCTGACACCGGAAGCTGGTTTGGTATCATACTGATCCAGGAGGGTCAGGTTTAACGAAAGGTTCGCAAGCAGGGAGTGACTGAAAGTGGCTTCGAAACGGGCGCGGTATTGTGAGAAATCATTTGCCTGCGGAAACAGTTCAAACTTTTCGACCAGACTCATTTGCTTGTTGATCTTCCAGTTGATGTCTTCCGCCAGGCGCAGGTAAAAGTTTTTTGTTTCAGTGTTATCCGAGCGGTACTCAGCTTGATAATTTCCGCCCAGTTCGACGTTCATTACATAGTTCGTCAGGGTGAAGAGATGGTAACCCGCGCCGGGCCCCACTTCGTAACGAACGTTGATTTTTCGAATCTGGTCGTAGCCTGAACCCATCAAATTATAAATGTAGACCTTTTTGCTTACGTCGAAATCGGTCTTGGAACTGCCATCCATGCGATTAGCTGAAAGCGTACCATCGGTTTTTCCGTATTCGGCATTATATGTCAGGACATTGCGGAAGAACTTCTTGGGATCCTGCTGGTAAGGCTGTGAATATGTCAGTGCCACGTGCCCGTGGAATAATTCTGAGTTTCTTGAGCCATAAATCAAATCCGTGCCGACGGATGCGTCTCCTTTCCAACGTTTCCACCCCGAAGGCTTCGGAGTTGGAGGTGGTGTAAGAGCAAGAATAGCAGGAGAAGTTTTCGCCACAACTACCACGTTGGTGAGAGGAGCAACGGCAGTTGGTTTGTTGGTCCCAGTGCTGATAGCGGCAACTGCAGCATTGGTTTCAGCAATGGATGGAGCTGCTGGCGTTACGGCAATCTCCCGTTTTTCTATCTGTGCAAGAGGAACCATGAGCTCCTTAATCCACACATTCGAGACCGTTATTGAATTCGTGGTTTCCGATGTGATTGCTCCGGCAATACGATCTCCATTGCGAAGATGCAGAATGACGGTCTGTGCCTGAAGAGAATCCACCAACGTGAAAACGGCACAGGTTATTACCCAAAAAAGGAATCTAAGGTTTGGGCGGTGGCACGTCATTAGGCGAAGAAGTTGGGCTGGCTACGGGCAGGTCACTCGAAGCAATGCGTCGTGAACCGCCCACCACGGATACTTTTCCTTCGTCATCGATGCCTAGACGAGGACGGGAATTTGCATATTCATACGTCTGGCGCTTGATGAGTTCGCCACTGGGATTGACCAGGCTATAGGTAAAGATGCGAGATCCCGTTTGATACACAAGGTGCAAATTGCTGGCTTTGTCCAGTTTGGGCTCCGGATGGCTTACGGAGGACATTGGACCAACGCGAATGAGTTTATAGCATTGAGTTTCTGTGGCATCAGTGAGGCGCAGGTAAAGGCTGCTTTCCTTCATAAAAGTGGCTTGCTGTAGGATATATTTTCGGACTTCAGGCAGAGCTGTATTGGTGAGCGCTTTGCCGGGCACGCCAAATTCCTGCTCCCATATTTTGGTACCCTGAATAACATCAAAAGTTTTTGGTTCGCTGCTCAATTCGATGTTCCAGTCTTTAATTCTTACAGTGGCAATCACCGAATAATGACCAGGTTGTCCCAGGTTGAAGTAAGGCGAGAGATCGCAGCGGCGGGTGGCCCGTTCGGAGGATTGCAAATCAAATTCTTTCATCACGGGCACTTCTCCATACTTGGCGATAATAAAGCCATCATGGCTTTCTACTGAAAAAGTGAGCCAGTCTACTTCCTTGCCCAGATGAATGGTCTGTCCCGATCTATTTACCACGCGCACGGCCACCGGGACGGATTCGTTCGGAAGAAACTGGTCTCTGTCCATGGTGACCTCCACTGCGACCTGCGCTTTTAAGCCATAAATGGAGGCAAGCCAGAGCGTTAACAAAAGGCCTAAATTTTTCATTT
The sequence above is drawn from the Pedosphaera parvula Ellin514 genome and encodes:
- a CDS encoding thiamine pyrophosphate-binding protein, with protein sequence MSKTIETAKQTETKKRAEIGPTMMGSEILIACLEREGVDTIFAYPGGASMEFHQALSRSKIRTILPRHEQGGVFAAEGYARATGKAGVCMATSGPGATNLVSGIADAYMDSIPLVSITGQVPQAMIGRGAFQETDFFGMTLPIVKHSYLVTDVNDIPRIIKEAFYVATSGRPGPVVVDVPKNIQQAKTQPVFPSEVLVRGYDVDRRASDIELNEIVGLIERVSGRCCMWAAASSAARRARSC
- a CDS encoding family 16 glycoside hydrolase, which produces MRKHIFWVLMVAFAGPVFAAEKTFDLSEMPVNKAPAGFHSLLKGSGKPGDWKVIMDDVPLAFPSLSTNAPNVAKKSVVAQLSEDMTDEHFPLLVLGDETYGDFTLTTRFKIVSGILEQMGGIAFRMQDVKNYYVLRASAVDHNVRFYEVVNGEIGTLMGPKVPIAKGEWHELSVECKGNQIRCSFDGKEVIPTVTDNTFSAGKIALWTKSDSVSYFTDIRIAYTPHERFLQSLVRETMEKFPRLQGIDVVALSGKSSGPKVVASNNDKAIGQPGDKNDAEVINKGVMTYRKDKELVYVTLPLRDRNGDPAAGVRVVMKSFPGQTEENAIVRAMPVVKQMQERVPAVNDLME
- a CDS encoding DUF481 domain-containing protein, which translates into the protein MDSLQAQTVILHLRNGDRIAGAITSETTNSITVSNVWIKELMVPLAQIEKREIAVTPAAPSIAETNAAVAAISTGTNKPTAVAPLTNVVVVAKTSPAILALTPPPTPKPSGWKRWKGDASVGTDLIYGSRNSELFHGHVALTYSQPYQQDPKKFFRNVLTYNAEYGKTDGTLSANRMDGSSKTDFDVSKKVYIYNLMGSGYDQIRKINVRYEVGPGAGYHLFTLTNYVMNVELGGNYQAEYRSDNTETKNFYLRLAEDINWKINKQMSLVEKFELFPQANDFSQYRARFEATFSHSLLANLSLNLTLLDQYDTKPASGVSRNELQVRSSLGVKF
- a CDS encoding thiamine pyrophosphate-dependent enzyme: MGGGIISGEASEELLKFAEAAQIPVTTTLMGIGAFPESHPLSLRWLGMHGAAYANWAVSGEFEPKKEFTDPSVQIAPGADLLLAFGVRFDDRVTGKVEKFCEHGTIVHLDIDPSEINKNKPANLPVVSDVKFALRRLNQMLNERAIAKKFTAWHKQVADWKAKAPFGYRVTEEVVKSQHMRDHLEGQVSEVILPQMAIEMLYELTGGDAIITTGVGQHQMWAAQYYKYKFPRQLLTSAGLGAMGYGYPAAMGAKVACPDKQVVDIDGDGSFLMNIQELATAHIEKIAAKALVLNNQHLGMVMQWEDRFYKGNRGNTYLGDPENMKKIYPDYVAMAKGFSVPCERVMFRKDLRAAMQRMLDSKEPYVLDVIVPYTEHVLPFIPAGKTVAEMIWKA